From one Brachypodium distachyon strain Bd21 chromosome 4, Brachypodium_distachyon_v3.0, whole genome shotgun sequence genomic stretch:
- the LOC104584924 gene encoding uncharacterized protein At4g02000: MGKNVVQGKGDGDLEKAMKNLAFREGELDVVVIEQADAEEMEKEFRWLALARVHTPRPFSVTGFKETMRSIWSLVHDADCREVDDNLFLIRFFCLDNWKKVMNQGPWLFRGFMVVIHEYDGLSDKASIPFNHTAIWEQIHSIPDLYWRESVCDQLARRIGRVLSVEMNPPKYYEGDYIRVRASIDVREPLIRCVPLKLPKERLLLDVRYEKVGFFCDVCGLFGHTSEE; encoded by the coding sequence ATGGGGAAGAACGTGGTGCAGGGGAAAGGTGATGGAGATCTTGAGAAGGCGATGAAGAATCTTGCCTTCCGGGAGGGTGAGCTTGATGTTGTTGTGATAGAGCAAGCGGATgcggaggagatggagaaggagtTCAGATGGCTGGCGCTCGCACGGGTGCACACGCCGCGACCTTTTAGTGTGACGGGTTTCAAGGAAACCATGAGATCGATCTGGAGTTTGGTGCATGATGCAGACTGCCGAGAGGTGGATGACAATCTCTTCTTGATCAGATTCTTCTGCCTAGACAATTGGAAGAAGGTGATGAACCAAGGTCCATGGTTATTTCGTGGCTTCATGGTGGTgattcatgaatatgatggtTTGTCCGACAAAGCAAGTATACCTTTCAACCACACGGCCATATGGGAGCAAATCCACTCAATCCCGGATCTGTACTGGCGGGAATCGGTCTGTGATCAGCTAGCCCGAAGGATTGGCAGGGTGCTTAGTGTTGAGATGAATCCTCCGAAGTACTATGAAGGGGATTACATCAGGGTGAGGGCCAGCATCGATGTTCGTGAGCCCTTGATTAGATGTGTTCCGCTGAAGCTCCCAAAGGAACGCTTGCTGCTGGATGTACGCTATGAGAAGGTTGGCTTCTTTTGTGATGTTTGTGGCCTTTTTGGTCACACCTCAGAGGAGTGA
- the LOC112268564 gene encoding uncharacterized protein LOC112268564: MGLSKRIAEKVHLTLLNLCCTTRLGDDGLVKEEEGISEVEQRHIEEVFDELCPPSCLDNLDIEGYFGQRLPRWMMSSSVVPLKSLRILMMEDLACCIQLPSGLCQLPCLQLFQIRRAPSINRIGPEFLQLYHQDSHHPSQAAMVAFPRLHRMYLLEMVEWKEWEWEEKVQAMLALEQLVIGNCKLSCIPAGLASQANALKTLSIQYVKYLKSLDNFASLVELQVSCNPDLESITNLPKLQKLLISTSPKLLLLEGVPALQRLVLEDYGIKTLPEYMRYVNPRHLELECRLALLSSIATGQSGPEWDKFSHVKHIKAYAHDGDNRRKWFSQLGTLWFCEDEKRFQSVFKMTRRTFNHICSLLKEPSVEDTSSYTFLDGRLLCLEDRVAAALIVLNSGEPLETIGSSVGMNQLTVSLVTASFVDAMVKRAAHHSCWPGTVEMEMIKSMFDKTHDMRLRDSWLGWSDSMNQWSILHDSQLFKKCDKGAWLNGRKLHLYIIGDAGYLLLP; encoded by the exons ATGGGCTTGTCAAAGAGGATTGCTGAGAAGGTCCATCTTACCTTATTGAATTTATGTTGCACCACAAGACTGGGAGATGATGGGCTTGtcaaagaggaagaaggcatCTCAGAAGTAGAGCAACGACATATCGAGGAGGTGTTTGATGAGCTCTGCCCTCCGTCCTGCTTAGATAATCTTGACATTGAAGGATATTTTGGCCAGCGGCTCCCAAGGTGGATGATGTCATCATCAGTGGTGCCCCTCAAAAGCTTGCGGATTCTAATGATGGAAGATCTGGCTTGCTGCATCCAACTGCCTAGTGGCTTGTGTCAGCTCCCTTGTTTGCAGTTATTTCAGATCAGACGTGCTCCATCCATCAACCGTATTGGTCCTGAATTCCTGCAGCTGTACCATCAAGACAGTCATCATCCTTCTCAGGCAGCTATGGTTGCGTTTCCGAGATTACACCGGATGTACTTGCTGGAAATGGTTGAATGGAAGGAGTGGGAGTGGGAAGAAAAAGTGCAAGCCATGCTCGCCTTGGAGCAGCTTGTGATTGGAAACTGCAAATTGAGTTGTATTCCTGCTGGCCTTGCCTCACAGGCAAATGCTTTGAAGACATTATCCATACAATATGTCAAGTACCTCAAGTCGCTAGATAACTTTGCTTCTCTTGTTGAGCTTCAAGTGAGTTGCAACCCTGACCTGGAGAGTATCACTAATCTCCCCAAACTGCAGAAGCTTCTCATCTCCACATCTccaaagctgctgctgctggaaggTGTGCCTGCCCTTCAGAGGCTCGTGCTGGAGGATTACGGCATAAAAACACTCCCAGAGTACATGCGATATGTGAACCCAAGACATCTGGAGCTAGAATGCAGGCTAGCCTTGCTTAGTTCCATTGCTACAGGACAATCTGGCCCTGAGTGGGACAAGTTTAGCCATGTCAAGCATATCAAAGCATATGCACACGATGGAGACAATCGGAGGAAATG GTTTAGCCAATTAG GAAccttgtggttttgtgaggaCGAAAAAAGATTTCAGTCCGTCTTCAAAATGACAAGAAGAACCTTCAACCACATCTGCAGCCTGTTGAAGGAGCCGTCTGTAGAAGATACAAGCAGCTACACCTTTCTTGATGGGAGGTTGTTGTGTTTAGAAGATCGAGTAGCCGCTGCTCTGATTGTGTTGAACTCTGGTGAGCCACTGGAGACCATAGGATCCTCTGTTGGCATGAACCAATTGACCGTCTCGCTTGTAACTGCGAGTTTTGTTGATGCCATGGTGAAGCGAGCAGCACACCACTCCTGCTGGCCAGGCACCGTTGAAATGGAGATGATCAAATCCATGTTTGACAAGACCCATG ATATGAGGCTCAGAGACAGTTGGTTGGGATGGTCAGATAGCATGAACCAGTGGAGCATTTTGCATGACTCTCAGCTCTTCAAGAAGTGCGACAAGGGTGCTTGGCTGAATGGCAGAAAGCTGCACTTATACATAATCGGTGATGCAGGATACCTTCTTCTCCCCTGA
- the LOC100845719 gene encoding uncharacterized protein LOC100845719, which yields MANFQMKSYSGPSWENGQIDFPSLYLRRLDSGDKKNQHVVIDGFGSTDLGQTSIVDCGIYDGADDNANLVARAKGMRMNADHSWCNLFVIVFELDGFKGSTLAVMGATMEKASETSIEEKGEWAIVGGTGEFAMARGLIKRKGRQMVSGGEILELSLEVYCRTTKVAPRPAIPTAVASPAPAPVPIATRPPPPVSVVRAPKEYGPKGHPGSNPNNFDPKRSSRLKSVRTYHYFGVNGIKFTYTDTLDGQEHYSLIGNLGFGRSTAETVLEILPNEWVTKVSGTYGSHMDSRHGRTRAIYSLILETNLGRKLQATGNGRSDNGDGASFSIVVDGNETTLGFFGQNNGYGPINIGIYTVPN from the exons ATGGCCAATTTCCAGATGAAATCTTACAGCGGCCCATCCTGGGAGAACGGCCAGATCGATTTCCCAAGCTTGTATCTGAGGCGGCTGGATTCCGGCGACAAGAAGAACCAGCATGTAGTGATAGACGGGTTTGGTAGTACCGATTTGGGCCAGACGTCCATCGTCGACTGTGGAATCTAcgacggcgccgacgacaatgCGAATCTGGTCGCCCGTGCGAAAGGCATGCGTATGAATGCTGATCACAGCTGGTGCAATTTATTCGTCATAGTCTTCGAGCTTGACGG GTTCAAAGGATCCACGCTTGCGGTAATGGGAGCAACCATGGAGAAAGCAAGTGAAACAAGTATTGAGGAGAAAGGCGAATGGGCTATTGTTGGAGGGACCGGTGAGTTTGCAATGGCGCGCGGCCTCATCAAGAGAAAAGGACGCCAGATGGTATCTGGAGGAGAAATATTAGAGCTTTCTCTGGAAGTATACTGCCGCACCACCAAG GTTGCGCCTCGTCCTGCAATCCCAACGGCGGTTGCGTCTCCCGCTCCCGCTCCGGTACCTATTGCAACACGCCCGCCGCCCCCAGTGTCTGTGGTGCGTGCCCCCAAAGAGTACGGACCAAAGGGCCATCCGGGTTCGAACCCTAATAACTTCGACCCAAAGAGATCGTCACGTCTAAAGAGTGTGCGAACCTACCATTATTTTGGTGTCAATGGAATTAAATTCACTTACACGGACACATTAGATGGCCAAGAACACTACTCTCTCATTGGTAATTTGGGTTTTGGACGTTCGACTGCTGAA ACCGTACTTGAGATTCTTCCAAATGAGTGGGTGACAAAGGTGTCAGGAACTTACGGGTCGCACATGGACAGCCGCCATGGGCGAACGAGAGCTATTTATTCGCTTATCCTGGAAACCAACCTCGGCAGGAAATTACAAGCTACCGGAAATGGTCGTAGCGACAACGGAGACGGCGCATCCTTCAGCATTGTTGTGGACGGAAACGAAACAACCTTGGGCTTCTTTGGACAAAATAATGGTTACGGCCCCATTAACATTGGTATCTACACGGTCCCTAATTAG
- the LOC100846636 gene encoding 7-deoxyloganetic acid glucosyltransferase, with product MESSAHVLVFPWPLQGHINCMLDLAAVLLDAGVRVTFLHTDHNLSRLPKGSTTTLAPQQGLRLLSIPDGLPEDHPRSVRHLKEISESMLTTGQAAYRALLLSLSSAAAGSPVTCVIADGIMPFAVDVAEELGVPALAFRTASACSYLAYLSVPRLLELQEAPFPSDEPVRGVPGMERFLRRRDLPRGVGIPKGDGVEFDPMLLTIADGIARAGKARALILNTAASMEGAALGRIAPHMRDLFAVGPLHATNGVANANAEASGNGNASANTKINGNGRGSEEHHGCMAWLDAWRERSVVYVSMGSLAVITHEQFTEFLCGLVGAGHAFLWVLRPDMVLQATTTSSISVTDAVMAAAGDKAHVVEWAPQRAVLRHRAVGCFLMHGGWNSTLEAVAEGVPMVCWPFFADQQINSRFMGAVWRTGLDIKDVCDRAIVEREVREAMESAEIRARAQAMAHQLGLDVAPGGSSSSERDRLVAFIRDLSALQRV from the coding sequence ATGGAGTCGTCGGCGCATGTGCTGGTGTTCCCGTGGCCGCTGCAGGGCCACATCAACTGCATgctcgacctcgccgccgtcctcctcgacgccggcgTCCGCGTCACCTTCCTTCACACCGACCACAACCTCAGCCGCCTTCCCAAAGGATCGACGACGACCCTGGCACCACAACAGGGCCTCCGTCTTCTCTCCATCCCTGACGGCCTCCCCGAAGACCACCCACGCTCCGTGCGCCACCTCAAGGAGATCTCCGAGTCCATGCTCACCACGGGCCAAGCCGCCTACCGCGCCCTGCTCCTGTCCCTTTCTTCAGCAGCTGCCGGTTCCCCTGTGACATGCGTTATCGCCGATGGCATCATGCCGTTCGCGGTCGACGTGGCCGAGGAGCTTGGCGTCCCGGCGCTGGCATTCCGCACGGCCAGCGCCTGCAGCTACCTGGCGTACCTGTCCGTGCCCAGGCTCCTGGAGCTCCAAGAGGCTCCTTTCCCTTCGGACGAGCCCGTGCGCGGCGTGCCCGGCATGGAGCGCTTCCTGCGGCGCCGAGACCTTCCTCGCGGAGTCGGCATCCCCAAGGGCGACGGCGTGGAGTTCGACCCCATGCTGCTCACAATCGCCGACGGCATCGCGCGCGCCGGCAAGGCGCGGGCGCTCATTCTGAACACGGCCGCATCCATGGAGGGCGCCGCGCTCGGCCGGATCGCGCCGCACATGCGCGACCTTTTCGCCGTTGGCCCTCTCCACGCCACCAATGGCGTCGCCAATGCCAATGCCGAGGCCAGTGGCAATGGCAATGCCAGTGCCAACACCAAaatcaatggcaatggcagAGGGAGCGAGGAGCACCACGGGTGCATGGCGTGGCTGGACGCGTGGCGAGAGCGGTCTGTGGTGTACGTGAGCATGGGGAGCCTGGCGGTGATCACGCACGAGCAGTTCACCGAGTTCCTCTGCGGACTCGTGGGCGCCGGGCATGCCTTCCTCTGGGTGCTCCGCCCGGACATGGTACTCCaggcaacaacaaccagcTCTATCTCCGTTACCGACGCCGTCATGGCAGCTGCAGGAGACAAGGCGCATGTCGTGGAGTGGGCGCCGCAGAGGGCCGTGCTGCGGCACCGGGCCGTGGGGTGCTTCCTGATGCACGGGGGGTGGAACTCCACGCTGGAAGCCGTGGCCGAGGGCGTGCCCATGGTGTGCTGGCCCTTTTTCGCCGACCAGCAGATCAACAGCCGCTTCATGGGCGCAGTGTGGAGGACCGGCTTGGACATCAAGGACGTTTGCGACAGGGCCATCGTGGAGCGCGAGGTCAGGGAGGCCATGGAGTCCGCCGAGATCCGGGCCAGGGCGCAGGCGATGGCGCACCAGTTGGGGCTGGACGTTGCTCCGGGGGGTTCGTCGTCATCCGAGAGAGACCGGCTCGTCGCCTTCATCAGGGATCTCAGCGCCCTGCAGCGTGTCTAG
- the LOC100846945 gene encoding probable carboxylesterase 15, producing MPSSTVISSRKSESTTCSSSPSPLNMAKLPCPYVVEDCLGVMKLLSDGTVLRSTPPPFPAGADYDDGRVEWKDAVYDTRHNLGVRMYRPHNNKPDNKQQLPVLVYFHGGGFVFGSYSWPKNHAGCLRLAAELPAIVLSFDYRLAPEHRLPAAMDDAASALHWVAARISSGSADPWLPAETTQIFLGGQSSGATLAHHLLLLDKKKIKIKIAGYILLMPPFLSEKVTQSELDAPDAAFLSRAASDRYFRLMMPAGADKDHPLVNPFGAGSPSLDTAHVGRMLVVAAECDMVRDKDVEYAERLRAMGKDVELAVFAGQEHAFFATRPFSPAADDLLALIKRFLRA from the coding sequence ATGCCGTCCTCCACGGTGATCTCATCCCGCAAGTCTGAATCAACGACATGCTCATCGAGCCCCTCTCCTCTCAACATGGCGAAACTACCCTGCCCCTACGTCGTGGAGGACTGCCTCGGCGTGATGAAGCTGCTAAGCGACGGCACCGTGCTCCGCTCCACGCCGCCTCCATTCCCCGCCGGTGCCGACTACGACGACGGCCGCGTCGAGTGGAAGGACGCCGTGTACGACACCCGTCACAACCTCGGCGTCCGCATGTACCGGCCACATAACAATAAGCCAGACAACAAGCAGCAGCTGCCGGTCCTGGTGTACTTCCACGGCGGGGGCTTCGTGTTCGGCTCCTACTCCTGGCCCAAGAACCATGccggctgcctccgcctcgcgGCCGAGCTCCCGGCCATCGTGCTCTCCTTCGACTACCGCCTCGCCCCCGAGcaccgcctccccgccgccatggacgacgCTGCCTCGGCGCTCCATTGGGTCGCAGCCCGCATCTCTTCTGGCTCTGCAGACCCATGGCTGCCAGCAGAAACCACCCAAATCTTCCTGGGCGGCCAGTCCTCCGGCGCCACACTCGCTCACCACCTGCTACTCCTcgacaagaagaagataaagataaagatagcCGGCTACATTCTTCTGATGCCGCCTTTCTTGTCGGAGAAGGTGACGCAGTCGGAGCTGGACGCGCCGGACGCCGCCTTCCTGAGCCGCGCGGCGTCCGACAGGTACTTCCGGCTGATGAtgccggcgggggcggacaAGGACCACCCGCTGGTGAACCCGTTTGGGGCGGGCAGCCCGAGCCTGGATACGGCCCACGTCGGCCGCATGCTGGTGGTGGCCGCCGAGTGCGACATGGTGAGGGACAAGGACGTGGAGTACGCGGAGCGGCTCAGGGCCATGGGGAAGGACGTGGAGCTGGCCGTGTTCGCCGGGCAGGAGCACGCCTTCTTTGCCACCAGGCCCTTCTCTCCCGCGGCAGACGACCTGCTCGCACTCATCAAGCGCTTCCTGCGAGCTTGA
- the LOC112272381 gene encoding uncharacterized protein LOC112272381, with product MVFDDDDTNLGDSGTGSTKGLVRIQVPEYSRDDVALAEDKLTVMIELRAAPSAVVREGLDLVAVLDVSGSMADPKNLGSMKQAMRFVIMKLNPVDRLCVVTFNNRGTRQCVLRSVTGAGQKELLAIVDRLDAHGGSNIESGLVKAKEVLAGRRRTEARTANVILISDGGQTANDAIDVDLEDAGVYTFGVGKHSADELLNAIATKSPGGTFSTVREGSDLTTPFAQVLGGLLTVVAQDVELTLTPESGSLQRMEVRADTDYTMVPDKRPSGLEPVTVKLGNLFSGEARKVIVDMELPASKSREWYHAILARAQHKYTAQAVPQGLQIKEIIKIKRTPNPSPVSSSITTRWVEAELARRRHADAIREAMAMADAGDMDGARYRLVDAQNTVEDELMMDGCEKMLDSMRAELAQLVHLMQTPELYKQQGRAYALAAGTSHGRQRFADRGDRTDPVTVFSTPRMDTYREQAKKFVADPSKPPPSAADDVKDEILANPMAAFSSELALHLQTAIQALQAIQKIVTTTN from the exons ATGGTGTTCGACGACGATGACACCAACCTCGGTGATTCGGGTACAG GGAGCACCAAGGGGTTAGTACGGATCCAGGTGCCGGAGTACAGCCGGGATGACGTGGCGCTGGCGGAGGACAAGCTGACGGTGATGATCGAGCTGCGGGCGGCACCGAGCGCCGTGGTGAGGGAGGGGCTGGACCTGGTGGCCGTGCTGGACGTGAGCGGCAGCATGGCGGATCCCAAGAACCTCGGCAGCATGAAGCAGGCCATGAGGTTCGTCATCATGAAGCTCAACCCCGTGGACCGCCTCTGCGTCGTCACCTTCAACAACCGCGGCACCAGGCAGTGCGTGCTGCGCTCCGTGACCGGCGCTGGCCAGAAGGAGCTCCTGGCCATCGTGGACCGCCTGGACGCCCACGGCGGGAGCAACATCGAGAGCGGCCTCGTCAAGGCCAAGGAGGTTctggccggccgccggagaaCGGAAGCCCGCACCGCCAACGTCATCCTCATCTCCGACGGTGGGCAGACCGCCAACGATGCCATTGATGTGGACCTCGAGGACGCCGGAGTCTACACTTTCGGCGTCGGCAAGCACTCAGCCGACGAG CTGCTGAACGCCATCGCGACAAAGTCCCCGGGCGGGACGTTCAGCACGGTCCGGGAGGGGTCGGACCTGACGACGCCCTTCGCGCAGGTGCTGGGTGGGCTGCTCACTGTGGTCGCCCAGGACGTGGAGCTCACCCTGACACCCGAGTCAGGCTCCCTGCAACGCATGGAGGTGCGCGCCGACACTGACTACACCATGGTGCCCGACAAGCGCCCCAGCGGCCTGGAACCCGTGACCGTGAAGCTCGGCAACCTCTTCAGCGGGGAGGCGCGCAAGGTGATCGTGGACATGGAGCTCCCGGCCAGCAAATCCCGCGAGTGGTACCACGCCATCCTGGCCCGCGCGCAGCACAAGTACACTGCCCAGGCCGTGCCGCAGGGGCTCCAGATCAAggagatcatcaagatcaagcGCACCCCGAACCCGTCCCCAGTGTCCAGCTCCATTACCACGCGCTGGGTCGAGGCCGAGCTCGCGCGGCGCCGGCATGCCGATGCCATCAGggaggccatggccatggcggacGCGGGCGACATGGACGGGGCGCGGTACAGGCTCGTGGACGCGCAGAACACGGTCGAGGACGAGCTCATGATGGACGGCTGCGAGAAGATGCTGGACTCCATGCGCGCCGAGCTCGCGCAGCTCGTCCACCTGATGCAGACGCCGGAGCTGTACAAGCAGCAAGGCCGCGCCTACGCGCTCGCGGCCGGCACCTCGCATGGCCGGCAGCGGTTCGCCGACAGGGGCGACCGCACGGACCCCGTCACCGTCTTCTCGACTCCGCGCATGGACACGTACCGGGAGCAGGCCAAGAAGTTCGTGGCCGACCCTAGCAAGCCGCCAccgtccgccgccgacgacgtcAAGGACGAGATCCTCGCCAACCCCAtggccgccttctcctccgaGCTCGCCCTTCACCTCCAGACAGCGATACAGGCGCTGCAGGCCATCCAGAAGATTGTCACCACCACCAACTAG